The sequence TTGTAGTCGTAAAAAATGTTCATCTTTATCTTTCAAAAATAAGGATTCAAAAGCATGTATACCCTTAATTGCAAAGGACGGCTGCTTTCGCTGGAAAAACCGGTAGTAATGGGCATCCTCAACATCACCCCTGATTCATTTCATGCACCTAGCCGGCCAGCATCTTTTGGACAGGTTTTGGCGAAAGCAGGAAGTATGATTGAGGAAGGCGCAACCATACTGGATGTTGGAGCACAAAGTACCCGTCCCGGTAGTGAATGGATCGATGCGGATACAGAGTGGGAAAGGCTTTCCACTATCTTACCATTGTTGCATGCTACTTACCCTAATACCTTTTTTTCAATTGATACATTCCACCACAGTGTAGCTGAACGTGCTGTTAAGGCCGGTGCTTCAATTGTGAATGATGTCAGTGGTGGTCAGTTAGATCCTGACATGCTGGCCACAGTCGCCGGTTTGGGCGTTCCATATGTTTGTATGCATATGAAAGGCACTCCTCAAACCATGTCGTCTTTTGCAAAATACGACCATTTGTTGGCAGATATCATCGATTATTTTATTGAAAGAACCTATGCCTGTCATAAGGCTGGTATCAGTGACATCATCATTGATCCGGGATTTGGCTTTGCCAAAAAAGGGACACAGAATTTTGAATTACTTAAACACCTGGGGAACCTGCAGTTGCTAGGTTATCCTATACTGCTTGGGGTTTCCCGAAAATCGATGGTCACGAAAACTTTAGAAATAACGCCAGCTGAGGCATTGAATGGAAGTACTGTATTGCACACCATTGGCCTCTTGAATGGTGCAGGAATTTTAAGGGTACATGATGTAAAAGAAGCCCTGCAATCCATTTCACTGGTAAGTGCCTTGCAAAACGCCTAAACAGGGTAATTCCAAAAAAAAGCTGGCAACTTTTGAAGTTGCCAGCCGGTAAATTCAGGTGTTACCTGGAGGATTATTTTTTCTGTTGAGCCGGATTTGCTTCAACCGGAGCAATCATTGGATTTTGTTTGGGTGCCGGGGCTTTATCAGCAATGTCTACCATTTCCACATCAAATATGAGTGCTTCATTTGGCTGGCCGCCTGGACCAGGACGCATGCCATATGCCAGGAATGCCGGGATATAAAGGGTTCCTTTTCCACCTTTACCGAATTTCTTCAAACCTTCATCCCAACCGGCAATCACCTGTCCTTGTCCTAAAGGAAAGGAAATTGGTTCTTTACCTGGTTCCATATTGGTTTCAAACTCCTTTCCGGTTGCCATCACTTTACCACGGTAACGAACAGATACAAATTTCCCTGAATCTGCATTCGGTGCAGTTCCTTCCGATTGTACTGTAACATAGGTGCCTCTACCTATTTTTTCAGCGTTAATACTGTTCTTTTTAATATATGCGGCAACTGCATCTGCATCACGCAATTCCTGGCCTTTCATTTCTTCCTGCTGAAGGGCCTGAACCTGTTGCTCACTTTCCAATACATCTGCCACTCGAAGTGTAAGAATGAATTTATCCCCTTTTTTCATAAAAGGTGGCATCACCGGATTCTGTTTGAGCAGGCTATCCACTTCCTGGATAATCACTACACTATCCCCTTTATGCAAAAAGCGAAAGACTTCAGCCGGATTGTAAACCGGTCCAAGGCTGTCAACCTTTGCAAAGGCGGGTGTTCCGCCAAAAGAGGAAGCCAGTACAGAGTCATTTACCTTTTGTGTATAATGAACTTTCAGGTATTGTCCAAGTTTTACCTGTGGACCACTACCCTTCTCAACGATCTTATACGTAATACCGCTTGCTGTTTTACTGTAGTCGGCACTTCCACCACAGGCTGCCATCATAAGGGCAACAATTGCTGTTGTAAATAAAGAAATCTTTGTCATTTGTTATCTAAGTTGAATTCTGATGCGTTTTCTTTTAAAACTTTCTTAAAGGTTCGGATCGTTTCATCAAGGGTGGCACTGCTTCGACCACCAGATGCATTAAAATGGCCACCACCTTCAAAAAAGCGACGGGCAAAGGTATTAACATCCACATTACCCTTACTCCTGAAACTCCATTTTCTTTCTTCGTCCCGGTCGATGACTATTGCAGCCATCTTAATACCTTGAATACTAAGGGGATAGTTCACCAAACCTTCCGTATCGCCGGTTTTGATATCATACCGGAGAAGGTCTGATTTTGGCACAAATATGAGGGCCGTATCAAATTCGTAAAAAACTTCCATACGGTTACTGAGAACATGACCAATAAAACGCAACCTGTTCTCCATGAAATTATCATAAATATTTTCATGTATTATGGTGTGGTTAAGGCCGGTGTCCTTTAAACGGGCAACCATCCGGTGTACATTTCCAGAAGCTGCCGGAAAACGGAATGAACCTGTATCACCAATCAATCCGGCATACAAACATTCAGCAATGTCCAGGGTAATCTGGTCACCATGACCACTTTCTACGATAAAATCATACACCATTTCGCAGGTACTGCTTTTGCTGATATCACTTACACCATATTGAAAACTTTCTATGGCAGGCTGCTGGTGATGGTCAATCAACAATTTAATTGCCCCTGACTTTTCTATAAATGGAGAAAGGCTTTTTGTACGGATTAATGTATTAAAATCAAGACAGAAAATCCAGTCAGCCCCAGCCACAAGGGCTTCAGAACGTTCCCGGTTCATCTCGAAATTGATGACTTTTTCACATCCTGGCATCCAGTCGAGGAAATTGGCCCAATTGGTGGGTGAAATTACAGTTACTTCATGTCCGAAGGAAACCAGGAAATGGTAAAGCCCCAGCGATGAGCCCATGGCATCAGGATCGGGCTTCTGATGCGTGGTTATCACCACCTTGCGGGGAGTTGTCAGTTGGGAAAAAATATGGTGTATTGGCTGCATAAAGCGGGGCAAATGTAGGAAAAAAAGGATACCTTTGCGCCCCAAATAGCAAGTAATATGAGCAACAGAACATTTACCATGATCAAGCCCGATGCCATGAAAAATGGACATGCAGGCGCTATCCTTGATCGCATCATCAAGGAAGGGTTTCGTGTTGTAGCCTTGAAAATGACCAAATTGAGTGATGAAAAAGCAGGCGAATTTTATGCAATCCATCGCGAACGCCCATTCTATGGAGAACTGGTGGAATTTATGAGCAGCGGTCCCATTATTGCAGCCATACTTGAAAAAGATAATGCGGTGGCTGCTTTCCGCACCCTGATTGGCGCAACGGATCCTGCCAAAGCAGATGCGGGAACGATCCGTAAAATTTTCGCTACTTCCCTCGGCGAAAATGCTGTACATGGCAGTGATAGCGATGAAAATGCTGAAATAGAAGGAAACTTTTTCTTCAGTGGCCTGGAGAAAGCCTAAGCATAAGCAGTGACCAGCTGTACCTGACTTACAAAGAATATTGTTCTTATTAATATTATCGAAATAAAAAAGCTACGTAATTCATCCGTAGCTTTTTTATTTCGTACTTCCTGCTAACTACTCACCCTAAGTCCCATAATCACGACCGAATATTCCTTTCCATCCAAAACTGCGATATTGGGTAATTTGCCCCAGCCTTGAAATCCAAATTGTTGAAATAATTTAATGCCGGGAAGGTCATCTATTATCGCTGTTCTGAATGTCAAGTGCATGATCTAGTGCTAATAGGAACTAAAATATTCGGAAATAACCGAATTGAATTTTTGGGGTTCTTCCTCAGGTATACCATGGCCTGAATTTTCAAACCAGATAATTTCTTTATGTGGTGCATCCAGATTATTCAAAAACGCTTCTGCCAAAACTGATGGTACATTCCAGTCATGCCTGCCCAAAAACAAATAAACGGGAACTTCAAGCTTCCTGACATTCCGGAAATCGGTGGCAAACATATCTTTCTCCAGTAACCTGGCTGAATAATTAAAGCCTTTCATCCAATCATATGCTGAATAATCCAAAGCTGCACTTATGGCCTTTTCACTTTCCTTTTCAGTATCAGGATTAAAGACAGCACCATGATACGAATTGACCAGTTCATATTGTTTCATAAAACAGTCCAGGTTTGTTATACACAAAACAGTATCGTGCATTTGTAATTGCGCAATTGTTTTTAGCGTATTAATATCCCCTTTTTCAGTGGCCCTTCCTGTCAGCCATTTTTGGCTGATGGCCATTCCTTCCTTAACATTGATGACCTGGGCAATACCGATATAAGCAGAATAATCCTGCGGGTAACGTAAGGCCAGTTCCACCCCAACAATGCTTCCCCATGAATATCCCGCCAGGATGATTTTCTTTTTATGAAACTTCTTCAACAGGTATTGCGTTAACTGGTGTGCATCTTCAACAATTTGGTGCAGGGTCATATTTAATGGGGAAGGATTATTCAGGTAAGATAGTCCGCAACCCCGCT comes from Flavihumibacter fluvii and encodes:
- the folP gene encoding dihydropteroate synthase, coding for MYTLNCKGRLLSLEKPVVMGILNITPDSFHAPSRPASFGQVLAKAGSMIEEGATILDVGAQSTRPGSEWIDADTEWERLSTILPLLHATYPNTFFSIDTFHHSVAERAVKAGASIVNDVSGGQLDPDMLATVAGLGVPYVCMHMKGTPQTMSSFAKYDHLLADIIDYFIERTYACHKAGISDIIIDPGFGFAKKGTQNFELLKHLGNLQLLGYPILLGVSRKSMVTKTLEITPAEALNGSTVLHTIGLLNGAGILRVHDVKEALQSISLVSALQNA
- a CDS encoding FKBP-type peptidyl-prolyl cis-trans isomerase; protein product: MTKISLFTTAIVALMMAACGGSADYSKTASGITYKIVEKGSGPQVKLGQYLKVHYTQKVNDSVLASSFGGTPAFAKVDSLGPVYNPAEVFRFLHKGDSVVIIQEVDSLLKQNPVMPPFMKKGDKFILTLRVADVLESEQQVQALQQEEMKGQELRDADAVAAYIKKNSINAEKIGRGTYVTVQSEGTAPNADSGKFVSVRYRGKVMATGKEFETNMEPGKEPISFPLGQGQVIAGWDEGLKKFGKGGKGTLYIPAFLAYGMRPGPGGQPNEALIFDVEMVDIADKAPAPKQNPMIAPVEANPAQQKK
- a CDS encoding DHH family phosphoesterase, with product MQPIHHIFSQLTTPRKVVITTHQKPDPDAMGSSLGLYHFLVSFGHEVTVISPTNWANFLDWMPGCEKVINFEMNRERSEALVAGADWIFCLDFNTLIRTKSLSPFIEKSGAIKLLIDHHQQPAIESFQYGVSDISKSSTCEMVYDFIVESGHGDQITLDIAECLYAGLIGDTGSFRFPAASGNVHRMVARLKDTGLNHTIIHENIYDNFMENRLRFIGHVLSNRMEVFYEFDTALIFVPKSDLLRYDIKTGDTEGLVNYPLSIQGIKMAAIVIDRDEERKWSFRSKGNVDVNTFARRFFEGGGHFNASGGRSSATLDETIRTFKKVLKENASEFNLDNK
- a CDS encoding nucleoside-diphosphate kinase, translating into MSNRTFTMIKPDAMKNGHAGAILDRIIKEGFRVVALKMTKLSDEKAGEFYAIHRERPFYGELVEFMSSGPIIAAILEKDNAVAAFRTLIGATDPAKADAGTIRKIFATSLGENAVHGSDSDENAEIEGNFFFSGLEKA
- a CDS encoding alpha/beta fold hydrolase — translated: MNRKLILACALFVVTFLCSIFSCHSIAQQKTGQTAHSPVSIKTMLDIGGEKQYVEITGASDKEPVILFIHGGPGWPQIPQLRYFNSAITQSFILATWDQRGCGLSYLNNPSPLNMTLHQIVEDAHQLTQYLLKKFHKKKIILAGYSWGSIVGVELALRYPQDYSAYIGIAQVINVKEGMAISQKWLTGRATEKGDINTLKTIAQLQMHDTVLCITNLDCFMKQYELVNSYHGAVFNPDTEKESEKAISAALDYSAYDWMKGFNYSARLLEKDMFATDFRNVRKLEVPVYLFLGRHDWNVPSVLAEAFLNNLDAPHKEIIWFENSGHGIPEEEPQKFNSVISEYFSSY